In Meiothermus ruber DSM 1279, the following proteins share a genomic window:
- a CDS encoding acyl-CoA dehydrogenase family protein, producing MFDFYQVAELLTPEEREIQKAARKFLEAEALPHIAEWWESAEFPVHLIRKFGEMGFLGTTIPTEYGGMGASSAAYGVIGYELERIDSGLRSFCSVQSSLVMYPIWAYGSEEQKREYLPKLATGEYVGCFGLTEADGGSDPDANMKTRARRDGGDYVLNGSKMWITNGNLAHIAIIWAKDDEGVVRGFIVPTDTKGFRANKIQHKASLRASVTSELVLEDVRVPASAMLPGVKGLKGPLSCLTQARFGIAWGALGALEAVYTEALEFARSRSTFGAPIASRQLVQEKLVRMAADHTKGLLLAWRLAQLKDAGTLKPAQVSLGKRDNVRAALNGARAAREILGGSGITLEYHSIRHMLNLETVDTYEGTHDIHTLILGRELTGENALGESPRKEVVGSR from the coding sequence ATGTTCGACTTTTACCAGGTAGCCGAGCTGCTCACCCCCGAAGAGCGCGAGATTCAAAAAGCCGCCCGAAAGTTCCTCGAGGCCGAGGCGTTGCCCCACATTGCCGAGTGGTGGGAGAGCGCCGAGTTTCCGGTGCACCTGATCCGAAAGTTCGGCGAGATGGGCTTTCTGGGCACTACCATCCCCACCGAGTACGGCGGGATGGGGGCCAGCAGCGCCGCCTATGGGGTGATCGGCTACGAGCTCGAGCGCATCGACTCCGGCCTGCGCAGCTTTTGCAGCGTGCAGAGCAGCCTGGTGATGTACCCCATCTGGGCCTATGGCTCCGAGGAGCAGAAGCGCGAATACCTGCCCAAGCTGGCCACCGGCGAGTACGTGGGCTGCTTTGGCCTGACCGAAGCCGACGGCGGCAGCGACCCCGACGCCAACATGAAAACCCGTGCCCGGCGCGACGGCGGCGATTACGTGCTGAACGGCTCCAAGATGTGGATTACCAACGGCAACCTGGCCCACATCGCCATCATCTGGGCCAAGGACGACGAGGGCGTGGTGCGCGGCTTTATCGTGCCCACCGATACCAAGGGCTTCAGGGCCAACAAGATTCAACACAAAGCCTCGCTAAGGGCCTCGGTTACCAGCGAGCTGGTGCTGGAGGACGTGCGCGTGCCGGCCAGCGCCATGCTGCCGGGGGTGAAGGGCCTCAAGGGGCCGCTTTCCTGCCTTACGCAGGCCCGCTTCGGCATTGCCTGGGGGGCGCTGGGGGCGCTGGAGGCGGTGTACACCGAGGCGCTCGAGTTCGCCAGGAGCCGCAGCACCTTTGGGGCCCCCATCGCCAGCCGCCAGCTGGTGCAGGAAAAGCTGGTGCGCATGGCCGCCGACCACACCAAGGGCCTTTTGCTGGCCTGGCGCCTGGCCCAGCTCAAGGACGCCGGAACCCTCAAGCCCGCGCAGGTGAGCCTGGGCAAGCGCGACAACGTGCGGGCCGCGCTCAACGGCGCCAGGGCAGCCCGTGAAATTCTGGGTGGCAGCGGGATTACCCTGGAGTACCACAGCATCCGTCACATGCTGAACCTCGAGACCGTGGACACCTACGAGGGCACCCACGACATCCACACCCTGATTCTGGGCCGCGAACTGACCGGCGAGAACGCCCTGGGCGAGAGCCCCAGGAAGGAAGTGGTGGGCTCGAGGTAA
- a CDS encoding DNA adenine methylase, with product MIKYIGSKRALLPWITGTIQSIHHQVPIRTVVDLFSGSARVGHALKAKGFYVISNDLMTYAYILAQALVEADARTYSQERVQPILDRLQSLPPRQGWFTQDYCEKARYFQPKNGARIEAIREGLETEAGGDPLLRAILLTSLMLAADRVDSTTGIQMAYLKRWAPRAHNDLHLDYPPLLNGPGQALQGDALEVAAHLEADLFYLDPPYNQHSYLGNYHVWETLVRWDKPQTYGVANKRKDVQERKSPFNSKREAREAMQTLLGRIQAQHLVVSFNNEGFFAAEEIEEMLRHWGFVRRLTRPHARYVGARIGIYNPRGEKVGRVSHTENHEYLFVATHSRRVYNALSDHTEALQLSLF from the coding sequence ATGATCAAGTACATCGGCTCAAAACGGGCTTTGCTTCCCTGGATTACCGGAACCATCCAGTCCATTCACCACCAAGTGCCCATCCGTACGGTGGTGGATCTGTTTTCGGGTAGTGCTCGAGTGGGGCACGCGCTCAAAGCCAAAGGGTTTTATGTCATCAGCAACGATCTCATGACCTATGCGTACATTCTGGCCCAGGCGCTGGTCGAGGCCGACGCGCGCACCTACAGCCAGGAGCGCGTTCAGCCCATCCTGGACAGGCTGCAATCCCTGCCCCCCCGCCAGGGCTGGTTTACCCAGGACTACTGCGAGAAGGCCCGCTATTTTCAGCCCAAAAACGGCGCGCGCATCGAGGCCATCCGCGAGGGGCTCGAGACCGAGGCCGGGGGCGACCCCCTGCTGCGGGCCATCCTGCTCACCAGCCTGATGCTGGCCGCCGACCGGGTAGACTCCACCACCGGCATACAGATGGCCTACCTGAAGCGATGGGCCCCCCGCGCCCACAACGACCTGCACCTGGACTACCCCCCCTTGCTAAACGGCCCCGGCCAGGCCCTGCAGGGTGATGCGCTCGAGGTGGCCGCCCACCTGGAAGCCGACCTCTTCTACCTCGACCCCCCCTACAACCAGCACTCCTACCTGGGCAACTACCACGTGTGGGAGACCCTGGTGCGCTGGGACAAACCCCAGACCTACGGCGTAGCCAACAAGCGCAAAGACGTACAGGAACGCAAAAGCCCCTTCAATTCCAAGCGCGAGGCCAGGGAAGCCATGCAAACCCTGCTGGGGCGCATCCAGGCCCAGCATCTGGTGGTCTCGTTCAACAACGAGGGGTTCTTTGCCGCCGAGGAAATTGAGGAGATGCTCCGCCACTGGGGCTTTGTGCGCCGCCTCACCCGCCCTCACGCCCGCTATGTGGGGGCCCGCATCGGTATCTACAACCCCCGGGGCGAAAAGGTGGGTCGGGTCTCGCACACCGAAAACCACGAGTACCTGTTTGTGGCGACCCACAGCCGGAGGGTGTACAACGCCCTATCCGACCACACCGAGGCCCTTCAGCTATCGCTTTTCTGA
- a CDS encoding putative ABC transporter permease subunit codes for MLRLRLQLLWNGFRQAPASALVGLLLGAVLAYGAWAATSWFLNFISNELFGSNAFVNRLAAAFTRDVLVDRILGSLLLVLSSAVVLSALPNAVAVLYTSEDLPLHLTLPQKASRVFLFKVGEVFVTTALLPMLLVLPVLFAYGAHYGAPPLFFLGAVLLMLALFAFPVVLGVGLALPLVRFAPAGRAREWAAALGAVLGGLLIFLLRALRPEVLLQTNFANPEELDRFLQTFRDPTAPFLPSALAQQALKGLVRGEIEAQFWLLLALSGGLLLLAGLVAGYAYQQGWVRALEGTVRERGLVRPGLLDRWTMNSRVGALWARDLRLFFRDANQAAQLILVGVLVLLYTTSLQYLPLGDTRFQLVAGFLHLAFQGFVIGGVGVRLAYPLLSLEGPGYWMLQTGPVAKHTILLTRFGLALFFLLPLGLALGYFSPRVIGLDDNLTQVSVVLGLASALTAAALGVGLGAAFPKFDAANPAEVPIGMGGFLYMGFMLLHAGFLVLLASRPVYLAITQRQTNYLASGEGPLWLLIVAAATLVPLVLALWFGYRRMGER; via the coding sequence ATGTTACGCCTGCGCTTGCAACTCCTGTGGAACGGGTTTCGCCAGGCCCCGGCCTCGGCCCTGGTGGGGTTGTTGCTGGGGGCGGTGCTGGCCTACGGGGCCTGGGCCGCCACAAGCTGGTTTCTGAACTTCATCTCCAACGAGCTCTTTGGCAGCAATGCCTTTGTAAACCGGCTGGCCGCAGCCTTCACCCGCGACGTACTGGTGGATCGCATCCTGGGCAGCCTGCTTCTAGTGCTCTCGAGCGCGGTGGTGCTCTCGGCCCTGCCCAACGCGGTGGCCGTCCTCTACACCTCGGAAGACCTGCCCCTGCACCTCACCCTGCCGCAAAAAGCCAGCCGGGTGTTTTTGTTCAAGGTGGGCGAGGTGTTCGTGACCACCGCCCTCTTGCCCATGCTGCTGGTGCTGCCGGTGCTCTTCGCCTATGGCGCACACTACGGCGCACCGCCCCTCTTCTTTCTGGGGGCCGTGCTGCTGATGCTGGCCCTGTTCGCCTTTCCGGTGGTGCTGGGGGTGGGGCTGGCCCTACCGCTGGTGCGCTTCGCCCCGGCAGGCCGGGCGCGGGAGTGGGCTGCGGCGCTGGGTGCGGTGCTGGGCGGGCTGCTCATCTTCCTGTTGCGGGCTCTGCGCCCCGAGGTGTTGCTGCAGACCAACTTCGCCAACCCCGAGGAACTCGACCGCTTCCTCCAGACCTTCCGCGACCCCACCGCCCCCTTCCTGCCCTCGGCTTTGGCCCAGCAGGCCCTCAAGGGGCTGGTGCGGGGCGAGATTGAAGCGCAGTTCTGGCTGCTGCTGGCCCTATCGGGGGGGCTGCTGCTCCTGGCGGGGCTGGTTGCGGGCTATGCCTACCAGCAAGGCTGGGTACGGGCCCTGGAGGGCACGGTGCGCGAGCGCGGTCTGGTGCGCCCCGGCCTGCTGGATCGCTGGACGATGAACAGCCGGGTGGGCGCGCTGTGGGCCCGTGATCTGCGGCTCTTCTTCCGCGATGCCAACCAGGCCGCCCAGCTCATCCTGGTGGGGGTGCTGGTGCTCCTCTATACCACCAGCCTGCAGTACCTGCCCCTGGGGGACACCCGCTTTCAGCTAGTGGCCGGTTTTCTGCACCTGGCCTTCCAGGGTTTTGTGATTGGCGGGGTAGGGGTGCGGCTGGCCTACCCGCTCCTGAGCCTCGAGGGCCCCGGCTACTGGATGCTGCAAACCGGCCCGGTCGCCAAACACACCATCCTGCTCACCCGCTTTGGGCTGGCCCTCTTCTTCCTGCTGCCGCTGGGCCTGGCCCTGGGCTACTTCTCGCCGCGGGTGATTGGCCTGGACGACAACCTCACCCAGGTATCGGTGGTGCTGGGCCTGGCCTCGGCCCTGACGGCGGCGGCCTTGGGGGTGGGGCTGGGGGCTGCTTTCCCCAAGTTCGACGCCGCCAACCCCGCCGAGGTGCCCATCGGGATGGGGGGGTTTTTGTACATGGGCTTCATGCTCCTGCACGCCGGGTTTCTGGTGCTGCTGGCCAGCCGCCCGGTCTACCTGGCCATCACCCAGCGCCAGACCAACTACCTAGCCAGTGGGGAGGGCCCCCTGTGGTTGTTGATTGTGGCAGCCGCGACCCTGGTTCCCCTGGTGCTGGCGCTATGGTTCGGCTACCGTCGAATGGGCGAAAGGTGA
- a CDS encoding CBS and ACT domain-containing protein, whose amino-acid sequence MLVKDVMNSPVLTVDVAVTLEAAYHLMLQRNIRHIPVTQEGRLVGMITDRDIRLATSPFATGGAQPTDTPVGQVMAQPVITGDPLDPVEEAARVMRQRKIGALPILEGEALVGIVTGIDLLDALLRLTGVEKPSGRLEVCLDDRPGELARLSGELAQQHINIHSLLTYPSGEGTVITVVRVDTLDARKIARSLRQKGFEVQWPPEIPGKSL is encoded by the coding sequence ATGCTGGTCAAAGACGTAATGAATAGCCCGGTGCTGACCGTGGACGTTGCGGTGACCCTCGAGGCGGCCTACCACCTGATGCTGCAGCGCAATATCCGGCACATCCCCGTAACCCAGGAGGGCCGCCTGGTGGGGATGATCACCGACCGCGATATCCGGCTGGCTACCAGCCCTTTTGCCACCGGGGGCGCCCAGCCCACCGACACCCCGGTCGGGCAGGTGATGGCCCAGCCGGTGATAACGGGCGACCCCCTCGACCCGGTCGAGGAGGCCGCGCGGGTCATGCGCCAGCGCAAGATTGGGGCCCTGCCCATCCTGGAGGGCGAGGCGCTGGTGGGTATCGTGACCGGAATTGACCTGCTGGATGCGCTCCTGCGGCTGACCGGGGTGGAAAAACCCAGCGGGCGGCTCGAGGTCTGCCTCGACGACCGGCCCGGCGAACTGGCCCGCCTGAGCGGCGAGCTGGCCCAGCAGCACATCAACATCCACTCCCTGCTGACCTACCCCAGCGGCGAGGGCACCGTGATCACCGTGGTGCGGGTGGATACCCTGGACGCGCGCAAAATTGCCCGGAGCCTGCGCCAGAAAGGGTTTGAGGTGCAGTGGCCCCCTGAGATTCCCGGCAAGAGCTTATGA
- a CDS encoding acetoin utilization protein AcuC: MSVPVVYSPQYQLYNFGPQHPFSPLRLEMLLDLLEHLGPPLQFVEPAQATREEVRSVHLESFVRRVEAAGRGEPLPDFDHYGLGTADTPIFPGMDEAARWLVGGTLSAARMVSSGAAREVLQLGGGLHHAQKDLASGFCVYNDLSIAIRHLTEQGLRVAYIDIDVHHGDGVQWIHYDEPNVLTFSIHESGRYLYPGTGHTHEIGKAQGTGRKLNIPLEPFTEDDSYLEVLQMGLEPALRWFRPDVLVVQCGADAHFQDPLAEILLTTQAYAKIFPLLRQYAAAFAGGRAVYTLGGGYSLDATSRIWALLYLTLQGLPLPDHLPEPWLRRWGTQLGHFLTHTLFDPEGAYPEIPRKAEIERRNRQVTERMLEAVRPYWS; this comes from the coding sequence ATGAGCGTTCCGGTCGTCTATAGCCCCCAGTACCAGCTTTACAACTTTGGGCCCCAGCACCCCTTCAGCCCGCTGCGCCTGGAGATGCTACTGGACTTGCTGGAACACCTGGGCCCCCCGCTTCAGTTTGTCGAGCCTGCGCAGGCCACCCGCGAGGAGGTGCGCAGCGTGCACCTGGAGTCGTTTGTACGCCGGGTTGAGGCTGCTGGAAGGGGTGAGCCCTTACCCGACTTCGACCACTACGGCCTTGGAACCGCCGATACGCCCATCTTTCCTGGCATGGACGAGGCAGCCCGCTGGCTGGTGGGGGGCACGCTCAGCGCGGCCCGGATGGTCTCGAGCGGGGCTGCCAGGGAAGTTTTGCAGCTTGGGGGCGGGCTGCACCATGCACAAAAAGACCTGGCCTCGGGTTTCTGCGTCTACAACGACCTTTCGATAGCAATTCGCCACCTGACCGAGCAGGGGCTGCGGGTGGCCTACATTGACATAGACGTACACCACGGCGATGGGGTGCAGTGGATTCACTACGACGAGCCCAATGTGCTCACCTTCTCGATTCACGAGTCGGGGCGCTACCTTTACCCCGGCACCGGCCATACCCACGAGATCGGCAAGGCCCAGGGCACCGGGCGCAAGCTGAACATACCCCTGGAGCCCTTTACCGAGGACGATTCTTACCTCGAGGTCTTGCAGATGGGCCTCGAGCCCGCCCTGCGCTGGTTCCGCCCGGACGTGCTGGTGGTGCAGTGCGGCGCCGATGCGCATTTTCAGGATCCGCTGGCCGAGATTCTGCTGACCACCCAGGCCTACGCCAAAATTTTCCCCCTGCTGCGGCAGTACGCTGCGGCCTTTGCGGGGGGACGGGCGGTCTACACCCTGGGAGGTGGTTACAGCCTGGATGCCACCAGCCGCATCTGGGCCCTGCTCTACCTCACGTTGCAAGGCCTGCCCCTGCCCGACCACCTCCCCGAACCCTGGCTCAGGCGCTGGGGAACCCAGCTCGGGCACTTCCTGACCCATACCCTCTTCGACCCCGAAGGCGCCTACCCCGAGATTCCCCGCAAAGCCGAGATCGAGCGCCGCAACCGCCAGGTGACCGAGCGGATGCTGGAGGCGGTGCGGCCCTACTGGAGCTAA
- a CDS encoding DUF1653 domain-containing protein produces MHLQPGLYQHYKGRYYWVHGLARHSETEEWFVVYETRYGVEPETLWVRPLAMFLEDVEVDGRRVPRFRYVGGSEP; encoded by the coding sequence GTGCATTTACAACCAGGTCTATACCAGCACTACAAGGGCCGGTACTACTGGGTACACGGCCTGGCCCGCCACTCCGAGACCGAGGAGTGGTTTGTGGTCTACGAGACCCGCTACGGTGTGGAGCCCGAGACCCTGTGGGTGCGTCCGCTGGCCATGTTTTTGGAAGATGTGGAGGTGGATGGTAGGCGGGTACCCCGCTTCCGCTATGTGGGGGGAAGTGAACCCTGA
- a CDS encoding heme exporter protein CcmB: MQRIFWLAWRDLVLEFRGRTGLLSAVFFLAVMLFILAMAFGPNPQDLRKAAPGVLWVALAFAGSLLAGRAFGLEVEDGTLDDLLLTPGSREWIYFGKLLFQFALMLLVGVVLLSLAAGLFYLPLRHWGWYLVVLLLGSLGYAAISTFYAGMLARLRGREVLLPLLLFPLVIPVVLAAVRFTQGLAEGVPVAELLDWLRLLLVFDVIYVTVCAMVFPYMLEG; the protein is encoded by the coding sequence GTGCAGCGCATTTTCTGGCTGGCCTGGCGCGACCTGGTGCTGGAGTTTCGGGGGCGTACGGGCCTCCTTTCGGCGGTATTTTTTCTGGCGGTGATGCTTTTTATTTTAGCCATGGCCTTTGGCCCCAACCCTCAGGATCTGCGAAAAGCGGCCCCCGGGGTGCTGTGGGTGGCCCTGGCCTTTGCCGGCAGCCTGCTAGCCGGACGGGCCTTTGGCCTCGAGGTCGAGGACGGCACCCTGGACGACCTGCTCCTGACCCCCGGTAGCCGGGAGTGGATTTATTTTGGCAAGCTGCTGTTTCAGTTTGCTCTAATGCTCCTGGTCGGGGTGGTGCTTTTGTCCCTGGCGGCAGGGTTATTCTATCTGCCGCTGCGGCACTGGGGCTGGTACCTGGTGGTGCTGCTGCTGGGTTCGCTGGGTTATGCGGCCATCTCCACCTTCTATGCTGGCATGCTGGCCCGCCTGCGGGGGCGTGAGGTGCTTCTGCCGCTGCTGCTTTTTCCCCTGGTGATCCCGGTGGTGCTGGCTGCGGTGCGCTTTACCCAGGGCTTGGCCGAGGGCGTTCCGGTGGCCGAGCTTCTGGACTGGCTTCGCTTATTATTGGTCTTTGACGTGATCTATGTGACGGTGTGCGCGATGGTTTTCCCGTACATGCTCGAGGGATAG
- the ccsA gene encoding cytochrome c biogenesis protein CcsA, translating to MQLARSNQTNRLDGLTLGLLGLGVVGAVVGFFLAMGSPPDQSQGFVARIFHMHVPTAWMAYLASFGALAYSVAYLVRRRAHHDRVAAAVVEVGLIFMALALLTGMLWARPTWGVYWDWEPRLTTTAILFAIYVGYVVVRGAIEDPELRAKAAAGVAILGSINVPISYMSVKWWRSLHQTQSIDLTTGKINVDAAILIPMLVNLAAFTLLFIGLVRLRSIIAAREAAREEA from the coding sequence ATGCAGCTTGCTCGCTCCAATCAAACCAACCGCTTGGATGGCCTGACCCTGGGCCTTTTGGGCCTGGGCGTGGTGGGTGCGGTGGTGGGGTTTTTCCTGGCCATGGGCTCCCCCCCCGACCAGAGCCAGGGCTTTGTGGCCCGCATCTTCCATATGCACGTCCCAACGGCCTGGATGGCCTACCTGGCTAGCTTCGGGGCGCTGGCCTACTCGGTGGCCTACCTGGTGCGGCGCAGAGCCCACCACGACCGGGTGGCCGCCGCCGTGGTGGAGGTGGGCCTCATCTTTATGGCCCTGGCGCTGCTAACGGGCATGCTCTGGGCCCGGCCCACCTGGGGGGTGTACTGGGACTGGGAGCCCCGGCTCACCACCACCGCCATCCTGTTTGCCATCTATGTGGGGTATGTGGTGGTGCGGGGTGCCATCGAAGACCCCGAGCTCAGGGCCAAGGCGGCGGCGGGGGTGGCTATTCTGGGTTCGATTAATGTGCCCATCAGCTATATGTCGGTCAAGTGGTGGCGCAGCCTGCACCAGACCCAGTCCATTGACCTTACCACCGGCAAGATCAACGTGGATGCGGCCATCCTGATCCCCATGCTGGTCAACCTGGCGGCGTTTACCCTGCTGTTCATTGGGCTGGTGCGGCTCCGCAGCATTATTGCCGCCCGCGAGGCGGCCCGGGAGGAGGCCTGA
- the ccmE gene encoding cytochrome c maturation protein CcmE: protein MKPKYVVGLLVVVGALAYLIFGGLGQNLVYFITPSEYFQQVDRYQNRPVRLGGLVKPGTLDYNPQTLELRFVVTDGVKEIPIRSSGTTPPALFGENRGVVVEGRFEGETFVSQNLLVKHSETYQAPKEGWTPEQVRKLIEETQ from the coding sequence ATGAAACCGAAGTATGTTGTGGGACTGCTGGTGGTGGTGGGTGCCCTGGCCTACCTGATCTTTGGAGGCCTGGGCCAGAACCTGGTCTACTTCATCACCCCCAGTGAATACTTTCAGCAGGTAGACCGTTACCAGAACCGCCCGGTGCGGCTGGGCGGGCTGGTCAAGCCGGGTACGCTCGACTACAACCCCCAGACCCTCGAGCTGCGCTTTGTGGTTACCGATGGGGTCAAGGAGATTCCCATCCGCTCCTCGGGTACCACCCCGCCGGCCCTGTTTGGCGAGAACCGGGGGGTGGTGGTGGAGGGCCGCTTTGAGGGCGAGACCTTTGTGAGCCAGAACCTGCTGGTCAAGCACTCCGAAACCTACCAGGCCCCCAAGGAGGGCTGGACACCTGAGCAGGTGCGCAAGCTGATCGAGGAGACCCAGTGA